The Streptomyces sp. NBC_01775 genome includes a region encoding these proteins:
- a CDS encoding uridine kinase family protein, with amino-acid sequence MPDSVPLEALAVRLPALPASCGPVRLIAVDGHAGSGKTTMAARLSGLLGGAPVLHLDDLACHEALFGWTERLASQVLAPWERGRSARYEVYDWVARAYTTEAVLPPSPVVLLEGVGAGRAAVRPFLSCLLWMDMSPEAAWGRGRERDGSGQRDFWAHWIPMERAHFATDPSRPFARFLVKETSEGFEVREGPGRRADPPLNITLRVPQGR; translated from the coding sequence ATGCCCGATTCCGTCCCCCTCGAAGCGCTCGCGGTGCGGCTGCCCGCGCTCCCCGCCTCCTGTGGCCCGGTGCGGCTGATCGCCGTCGACGGGCACGCGGGGTCGGGCAAGACGACGATGGCCGCCCGGCTCTCCGGCCTCCTGGGCGGGGCTCCGGTGCTGCACCTGGACGACCTGGCCTGCCATGAGGCGCTCTTCGGCTGGACGGAGCGGCTCGCCTCGCAGGTCCTCGCGCCGTGGGAGCGGGGCCGGAGCGCGCGCTACGAGGTGTACGACTGGGTGGCGCGCGCCTACACCACCGAGGCCGTCCTGCCGCCGTCCCCTGTGGTGCTTCTGGAGGGAGTGGGCGCGGGCCGGGCAGCGGTGCGCCCTTTTCTGTCCTGTCTGCTGTGGATGGACATGTCACCGGAGGCAGCATGGGGGCGCGGCCGGGAGCGGGACGGGTCCGGGCAGCGGGACTTCTGGGCGCACTGGATCCCCATGGAGCGCGCACATTTTGCGACCGACCCATCCCGACCGTTCGCGCGATTTCTGGTAAAGGAGACATCTGAGGGATTCGAGGTGCGCGAGGGGCCTGGGAGGCGCGCAGACCCACCCTTGAATATCACCCTCCGTGTACCACAGGGCCGTTGA
- a CDS encoding peptidase C39 family protein — MTSRSANRRTVLAAAVAAAASAVAAPAALAADTRSGGLTGSAGHGRPGSPGRPGKASLVDLHSWTTHRDWASGETRGTSAEAGSRPGIVLATPAGSVEYADPHTGRKASWEYATWTSPRHKPSVAAGEVIASWNAHTPAGTWIRTELRGTYSDGKETPWYTMGIWTAKDGDDVPRRTSVDNQSDGNSSVYTDTFTIDDLTGGLRLASYQLRLTLYRAPGTKATPKVWRVSAMCSDLPDRFEVPASKPGLGRAVELKVPRYSQEIHKGQYPEYDNGGEAWCSPTSSQMIIEFWGRKPSAEDLAWVNPDYADPQVCHAARYTFDYQYEGCGNWPFNTAYASTYKDMQAVVTRLNSLSEAEEFIAAGIPLITSQSFIESELDGAGYGTAGHLMTVIGFTKSGDVIANDPNSPDNPSVRHVYKRRQFENIWLRTKRKDADGKVKSGTGGVCYLYFPAEPAPAQRRVLKKHGLR, encoded by the coding sequence ATGACCAGCAGATCCGCCAACCGCCGTACCGTCCTGGCAGCCGCCGTCGCGGCGGCAGCCTCGGCCGTCGCGGCACCCGCAGCACTGGCAGCCGACACCCGGTCGGGTGGTCTCACGGGCTCGGCCGGACACGGCCGGCCCGGCAGCCCGGGCCGGCCGGGAAAGGCGTCGCTCGTGGATCTCCACTCGTGGACCACCCACCGGGACTGGGCCTCCGGCGAGACCCGTGGCACCAGCGCCGAGGCGGGCTCGCGCCCCGGCATCGTGCTCGCCACGCCCGCGGGCAGTGTCGAGTACGCCGACCCGCACACCGGCCGGAAGGCCAGCTGGGAGTACGCCACCTGGACCTCGCCCCGCCACAAGCCCTCTGTGGCGGCCGGAGAGGTCATCGCCTCCTGGAACGCCCACACCCCGGCCGGGACCTGGATCAGGACCGAGCTGCGGGGCACCTACTCGGACGGCAAGGAGACGCCCTGGTACACCATGGGCATCTGGACGGCGAAGGACGGCGACGACGTGCCGCGCCGCACCTCGGTCGACAACCAGAGCGACGGCAACAGCAGCGTCTACACCGACACCTTCACCATCGACGACCTGACCGGCGGGCTGCGGCTGGCCTCCTACCAGCTGCGGCTGACGCTGTACCGCGCCCCGGGCACCAAGGCCACCCCGAAGGTGTGGCGGGTCTCGGCGATGTGCTCCGACCTGCCGGACCGCTTCGAGGTACCCGCCTCCAAGCCGGGCCTGGGCCGGGCCGTCGAGCTGAAGGTGCCGCGCTATTCGCAGGAGATCCACAAGGGGCAGTACCCCGAGTACGACAACGGGGGAGAGGCATGGTGCAGCCCCACCTCCTCGCAGATGATCATTGAGTTCTGGGGCCGCAAGCCCAGCGCCGAGGACCTGGCCTGGGTCAACCCCGACTACGCCGACCCCCAGGTGTGCCACGCGGCCCGCTACACCTTCGACTACCAGTACGAGGGCTGCGGCAACTGGCCGTTCAACACCGCATACGCCAGCACCTACAAGGACATGCAGGCGGTCGTCACCCGGCTGAACAGCCTCAGCGAGGCCGAGGAGTTCATCGCCGCCGGCATCCCGCTGATCACCTCACAGTCCTTCATCGAGTCCGAACTCGACGGCGCCGGATACGGCACGGCGGGCCACCTGATGACCGTCATCGGCTTCACCAAGAGCGGCGACGTCATCGCCAACGACCCCAACTCGCCCGACAACCCGTCGGTACGCCACGTCTACAAGCGGCGTCAGTTCGAGAACATTTGGCTGCGGACGAAGCGGAAGGACGCGGACGGCAAGGTCAAGAGCGGTACGGGCGGGGTGTGTTATCTATACTTCCCGGCCGAGCCGGCGCCGGCTCAGCGCCGCGTCCTGAAGAAGCACGGGCTGCGCTGA